One genomic window of Bacillus mycoides includes the following:
- a CDS encoding DUF3929 family protein encodes MVYHLENGETIKDVKEFCYRDQGKVLERVAHRVMDNREVTAIDKQGTIISIACEDIVKVELDYITES; translated from the coding sequence ATGGTATACCATTTAGAAAATGGAGAAACAATTAAAGATGTAAAAGAATTTTGTTACAGAGACCAAGGAAAAGTGTTAGAAAGAGTAGCGCACCGTGTAATGGATAATAGAGAAGTGACAGCGATTGATAAACAAGGAACAATCATTTCAATAGCGTGTGAGGACATTGTAAAGGTAGAACTTGATTACATAACAGAAAGTTAA
- a CDS encoding YqhG family protein, producing MQQNEIHNYLYNFFEANNCEILERSPHLLDVQLTIEMDKLLMNRPFYWHYLEKTGGIPNPMRLTLITNPENEENDGELIHYGSPRLHQIFETTKELGSYIRLYEEVKHSGATHTPLHPWLGVNIKVSYQCDRKKDILHSIGIHLISGTMIANFHDTLAEIKLTPKIPDFCFTLSPIIKPQSGLQRIEDALKSIIAEDDHTWAKEARVRWNHDLDLLNRFYEDSDELPESYEIEKQALQEQYEPRITIQIINGGLFYVTANHFLS from the coding sequence ATGCAGCAAAATGAAATTCATAATTACTTATACAACTTTTTTGAGGCGAATAACTGTGAAATTTTGGAGCGTTCCCCTCACCTATTAGACGTGCAGTTAACAATTGAAATGGATAAATTATTAATGAACCGCCCTTTCTATTGGCACTATCTTGAAAAAACAGGAGGCATTCCGAACCCGATGCGCCTTACTCTTATTACAAATCCGGAAAACGAAGAAAACGACGGTGAACTTATTCATTACGGTTCACCACGTTTGCATCAAATATTTGAAACGACAAAAGAACTAGGCTCATACATACGTTTATATGAGGAAGTAAAACATAGCGGGGCAACTCATACCCCTCTTCACCCTTGGCTTGGTGTAAATATAAAAGTATCTTATCAATGCGACCGAAAAAAAGACATACTTCATTCCATCGGTATTCATCTTATTTCCGGGACAATGATTGCAAACTTTCATGACACTTTAGCAGAGATCAAACTCACACCGAAAATACCTGATTTTTGTTTTACGCTCTCACCTATCATTAAGCCACAAAGTGGCTTACAACGTATAGAGGATGCTTTAAAAAGTATAATTGCTGAAGATGACCACACGTGGGCAAAAGAAGCGAGAGTGCGTTGGAATCACGATTTAGACCTTTTAAATCGATTTTACGAAGATAGCGATGAACTTCCAGAAAGCTATGAAATTGAAAAGCAAGCATTACAAGAACAATACGAACCACGTATTACAATACAAATTATAAACGGCGGTCTCTTTTATGTTACCGCAAATCATTTTCTATCTTAA
- the gcvPA gene encoding aminomethyl-transferring glycine dehydrogenase subunit 1: MLHRYLPMTEEDKKEMLQTIGVQTIDELFSDIPESVRFKGDLKIKEAKSEPELLKELSQMASKNANLKEYASFLGAGVYDHYAPVIVDHVISRSEFYTAYTPYQPEISQGELQAIFEFQTMICELTGMDVANSSMYDGGTALAEAAMLAAGHTRKKKILVSNAVHPESRAVLETYAKGQNLEVVEIDHKNGVTDLDVLQSEVDDTVACVIVQYPNFFGQVEKLADIEKIVHQQKSLFIVSSNPLSLGALTPPGKFGADIVIGDAQPFGIPTQFGGPHCGYFATTKAFMRKIPGRLVGQTVDSDGKRGFVLTLQAREQHIRRDKATSNICSNQALNALAASVAMTALGKQGVKEMARQNISKAQYAKRQFEAKGFTVTFAGPFFNEFVVDCKRPVKEINDVLIQKNIIGGYDLGRDYKEHENHMLVAVTELRTKEEIDTLVNEMGAIQ; the protein is encoded by the coding sequence ATGTTGCATCGTTATCTTCCAATGACAGAAGAAGACAAAAAAGAAATGTTACAAACAATCGGCGTTCAGACGATTGATGAGTTATTCTCTGATATTCCAGAGAGTGTTCGTTTTAAAGGGGATTTAAAAATTAAAGAAGCAAAATCAGAGCCAGAGCTTTTAAAAGAGCTATCTCAAATGGCTAGCAAAAATGCGAACTTAAAAGAATACGCTTCTTTCTTAGGAGCAGGTGTATACGATCATTACGCTCCAGTAATTGTTGATCATGTAATTTCTCGTTCAGAATTTTATACAGCTTACACACCATACCAACCAGAAATTTCACAAGGGGAATTACAAGCAATTTTTGAGTTCCAAACAATGATTTGTGAATTAACAGGAATGGATGTAGCGAACTCTTCTATGTATGACGGAGGTACAGCATTAGCTGAAGCGGCAATGTTAGCAGCTGGTCATACTCGCAAAAAGAAAATTCTTGTGTCTAATGCAGTTCATCCAGAATCAAGAGCGGTACTTGAAACATATGCAAAAGGTCAAAATCTTGAAGTTGTTGAAATTGATCATAAAAACGGTGTAACAGATTTAGACGTATTACAAAGTGAAGTAGATGATACAGTTGCTTGTGTAATCGTTCAATATCCAAACTTCTTCGGACAAGTTGAAAAGTTAGCTGATATTGAAAAAATCGTTCATCAACAAAAATCATTATTTATCGTTTCTTCAAATCCATTATCATTAGGTGCATTAACACCACCAGGGAAATTTGGTGCTGATATTGTAATCGGTGATGCACAGCCATTTGGTATCCCAACGCAGTTTGGTGGACCTCATTGTGGTTACTTTGCAACAACGAAAGCATTTATGCGTAAAATTCCAGGACGTCTTGTCGGACAAACTGTAGATTCAGATGGTAAACGTGGATTTGTATTAACGTTACAAGCACGTGAACAGCATATTCGCCGTGATAAAGCGACGTCTAACATTTGTTCAAACCAAGCGTTAAATGCATTAGCAGCATCAGTTGCAATGACTGCACTTGGAAAACAAGGTGTGAAAGAAATGGCACGTCAAAATATTTCTAAAGCACAATATGCAAAGCGTCAATTCGAAGCGAAAGGCTTCACTGTAACGTTCGCTGGACCATTCTTTAATGAATTTGTTGTAGATTGCAAACGTCCAGTTAAAGAAATAAATGATGTATTAATACAAAAGAATATTATCGGTGGTTACGACCTAGGCCGTGATTATAAAGAGCATGAAAATCATATGCTTGTAGCAGTAACAGAGCTTCGTACAAAAGAGGAAATTGACACACTTGTAAACGAAATGGGGGCTATCCAATGA
- a CDS encoding ABC-2 transporter permease — protein MRQLVYKDLFFFRGIWLVYLTIPFIFFLFEQGDGMLFPMSCLFITLSSVTILVVIDERNTSDIIINSLPLSKKDIIIARYISSAIFIVGGMFSTMLAAFLIRGIAVIGDIGAYHPNLYIEVPWYGVVNGVVYAVFLVVTFFPSYYGTKSKVVRSIVSAASIGVGGILWIFISDGLNETAPSFIEWIMNPLHLGIFIVGLITLASIYIASMFLTIKIYGARDL, from the coding sequence ATGCGTCAGCTCGTATATAAAGATTTGTTCTTTTTTCGGGGGATATGGTTAGTGTATCTTACTATACCTTTTATATTCTTTTTATTTGAACAGGGTGATGGAATGCTGTTTCCTATGAGTTGTTTATTTATAACTCTTTCCTCAGTTACGATATTAGTCGTAATAGATGAACGAAATACAAGTGATATTATTATTAATAGTTTACCGTTAAGTAAAAAGGATATCATAATTGCTAGATATATTTCCAGTGCAATATTTATTGTAGGTGGTATGTTCTCCACTATGTTGGCTGCTTTTCTTATAAGAGGTATCGCTGTTATTGGTGATATCGGTGCATATCATCCTAATCTATACATTGAAGTTCCATGGTATGGAGTAGTAAATGGGGTTGTTTACGCCGTATTTTTGGTTGTCACCTTTTTCCCTAGTTATTATGGTACAAAATCGAAGGTAGTAAGAAGTATAGTATCAGCAGCATCAATAGGAGTGGGGGGAATACTTTGGATATTTATTAGTGATGGGCTGAATGAAACAGCACCTTCATTCATTGAGTGGATTATGAATCCATTACATCTTGGCATATTTATAGTTGGATTAATTACACTAGCTAGTATATATATCGCCTCTATGTTTCTTACAATTAAAATTTACGGAGCACGTGATTTATAG
- the gcvPB gene encoding aminomethyl-transferring glycine dehydrogenase subunit 2 — translation MKNQDQALIFEVTKEGRVGYSLPKLDVEEVKLEDVFESDYIRVEDAELPEVSELDIMRHYTALSNRNHGVDSGFYPLGSCTMKYNPKINENVARFAGFANIHPLQDEKTVQGAMELMYDLQEHLIEITGMDTVTLQPAAGAHGEWTGLMLIRAYHEANGDFNRTKVIVPDSAHGTNPASATVAGFETITVKSNEHGLVDLADLKRVVNEETAALMLTNPNTLGLFEENILEMAEIVHNAGGKLYYDGANLNAVLSQARPGDMGFDVVHLNLHKTFTGPHGGGGPGSGPVGVKADLIPYLPKPILEKTENGYHFNYDRPEAIGRVKPFYGNFGINVRAYTYIRSMGPDGLRAVTEYAVLNANYMMRRLAPFYDLPFDRHCKHEFVLSGRRQKKLGVRTLDIAKRLLDFGYHPPTIYFPLNVEECIMIEPTETESKETLDGFIDKMIQIAKEVEENPEVVQEAPHTTVIKRLDETLAARKPVLRYEKLAPVQV, via the coding sequence ATGAAGAACCAAGACCAAGCACTTATTTTTGAAGTGACTAAAGAAGGACGCGTAGGATATAGCTTACCCAAATTAGATGTAGAAGAAGTAAAATTAGAAGATGTATTTGAGAGCGATTATATTCGAGTTGAAGATGCAGAGCTTCCAGAAGTATCTGAACTTGATATTATGCGCCATTACACAGCTCTTTCAAACCGTAACCACGGCGTTGATTCTGGATTCTATCCACTTGGATCTTGTACGATGAAATATAATCCGAAAATTAATGAAAACGTAGCTCGTTTCGCAGGCTTTGCCAATATTCATCCACTTCAAGATGAAAAAACAGTGCAAGGTGCAATGGAATTAATGTACGACTTACAAGAACATTTAATTGAAATTACAGGTATGGATACTGTTACGTTACAGCCAGCAGCTGGTGCACATGGTGAATGGACAGGTTTAATGTTAATCCGTGCATATCATGAAGCAAATGGTGACTTTAACCGTACGAAAGTAATTGTTCCTGACTCTGCTCACGGAACAAACCCGGCGTCTGCAACAGTAGCTGGTTTTGAAACAATTACGGTGAAATCAAATGAACATGGTCTTGTTGACTTAGCTGATTTAAAACGTGTTGTAAACGAAGAAACAGCAGCACTTATGTTAACAAATCCAAATACATTAGGCCTATTCGAAGAAAATATTTTAGAAATGGCAGAAATTGTCCATAACGCAGGCGGTAAATTATACTATGATGGTGCAAACTTAAATGCGGTATTAAGCCAAGCACGCCCAGGAGATATGGGATTTGACGTTGTGCATTTAAACCTTCATAAAACATTTACAGGTCCGCATGGCGGCGGTGGCCCAGGTTCTGGTCCAGTAGGTGTGAAAGCTGATTTAATTCCGTACTTACCAAAACCGATTTTGGAGAAAACGGAAAATGGCTATCACTTCAACTATGATCGTCCAGAAGCAATTGGGCGTGTGAAACCATTCTATGGTAACTTCGGAATTAACGTTCGTGCATACACATATATTCGTTCTATGGGTCCAGATGGACTACGTGCAGTAACTGAGTATGCTGTATTAAATGCGAACTATATGATGAGAAGATTAGCACCATTCTATGATCTTCCATTCGACAGACATTGCAAGCATGAATTTGTATTATCAGGTCGTCGTCAAAAGAAACTTGGTGTGCGTACATTAGATATTGCAAAACGTCTGCTTGATTTCGGTTACCATCCACCAACAATTTACTTCCCATTAAATGTGGAAGAATGTATTATGATTGAACCAACAGAAACAGAATCAAAAGAAACATTAGATGGTTTCATTGATAAGATGATTCAAATTGCTAAAGAGGTAGAAGAAAATCCAGAAGTTGTACAAGAAGCGCCACATACAACGGTAATTAAACGTTTGGATGAAACATTGGCTGCTCGTAAACCAGTTTTACGTTATGAAAAGCTAGCACCTGTACAAGTGTGA
- a CDS encoding GntR family transcriptional regulator, translating into MNIIISNSSQDPIYVQIRKQLSQLILNGGLKGGDQLPSIRSLAKELQISVITTKRAYEELEKEGYIETVAGKGTYVSRKNNELLKEQRLRLLESKAEEIVNESKVLQLSLEELQQMIACLYKGE; encoded by the coding sequence ATGAATATTATTATTTCGAATTCTTCCCAAGACCCTATTTATGTGCAAATAAGGAAACAATTAAGCCAGCTTATTTTAAATGGTGGTTTAAAGGGTGGAGACCAATTACCGTCTATTCGTAGCTTAGCGAAGGAATTACAAATTAGTGTAATTACAACGAAGCGCGCGTACGAGGAGCTTGAAAAAGAAGGATATATAGAAACTGTTGCTGGGAAGGGGACTTATGTTTCACGTAAAAATAATGAACTATTAAAAGAACAGCGGCTACGTCTATTGGAAAGTAAAGCGGAAGAGATTGTGAATGAAAGTAAAGTGTTGCAGCTTTCACTTGAAGAGTTGCAACAGATGATTGCGTGTTTATACAAGGGGGAATAA
- a CDS encoding ABC transporter ATP-binding protein, producing the protein MLELKNVCKTYQDFSLKNVSFTLPRGYIMGFIGPNGAGKSTTIKLIMNLIRKESGDIKIFGKDNKKAEKEIKQNIGFVYDENHYYEDLTCEQMKRIIAPLYKKWDEKQYQSYMQRLQVPTYKKIKELSKGMKMKFAIAIALSHHAEFIIMDEPTAGLDPVVRSELLDMLQEIVMEDEVSVLFSTHITTDLERIADYITFINDGEIIFTGEKDELMENYVIVKGSNDLLDREGKELFVGLRKNKFGFEGLAEDRQAIIDWFGNEVVLEKPTLDDIIVYTAKGRGAYASARI; encoded by the coding sequence ATGTTAGAGCTAAAAAACGTTTGTAAAACTTATCAAGATTTCTCATTGAAAAATGTAAGTTTTACATTGCCACGTGGATATATTATGGGATTTATCGGACCGAATGGAGCTGGAAAAAGTACGACGATCAAACTGATTATGAATTTAATTAGAAAAGAGAGCGGTGATATAAAAATTTTTGGTAAGGACAATAAGAAAGCTGAAAAAGAAATAAAACAAAATATCGGTTTTGTATATGATGAAAATCATTATTACGAAGATTTAACGTGTGAGCAAATGAAACGGATTATTGCACCGTTATATAAAAAATGGGACGAAAAGCAGTATCAATCGTATATGCAGAGATTACAAGTTCCAACGTATAAAAAGATTAAAGAGTTATCCAAGGGGATGAAAATGAAATTTGCGATTGCAATCGCACTTTCACACCATGCGGAATTCATTATTATGGATGAACCAACAGCAGGGTTAGATCCAGTTGTTCGAAGTGAATTACTTGATATGCTGCAAGAGATTGTGATGGAGGATGAAGTATCTGTCTTATTTTCCACACACATTACTACAGACTTAGAACGCATCGCGGATTACATTACGTTCATCAATGATGGAGAAATTATATTTACTGGTGAGAAAGATGAATTAATGGAGAACTACGTAATCGTAAAGGGAAGCAATGATTTATTAGATCGAGAAGGAAAAGAACTATTTGTTGGACTACGAAAAAATAAATTTGGCTTTGAAGGTTTAGCAGAGGATAGACAAGCAATTATCGATTGGTTTGGAAATGAGGTTGTACTAGAAAAACCTACATTAGATGATATCATCGTTTACACTGCGAAAGGGAGAGGTGCCTATGCGTCAGCTCGTATATAA
- a CDS encoding DEAD/DEAH box helicase, with the protein MNVDISVDRTWQNNFLKRIDEDGPWTNWDLYHLAYKTEKSLLVPTFDGLQAPKHLSHFTPLPHQLEVARNVIEQMNGKAILADEVGLGKTIEAGLILKEYMVRGLVKKVLILVPASLVSQWAYELNTKFFIPAVAQKKSYSWEQADVIVSSIDTAKRSPHRDIVLNLEYDLIIIDEAHKLKNNKTKNYEFAQRLKKKFCLLLTATPVQNKIDEIFNLVSLLKPGHLGNQSNFEEYYASKNRSTESDEDLKALINKVMVRNRRHNTGIDWPKRHVRTIFVEFNEEEQALYNEIENWREQNAFTSAFSSLTLKREACSSREAVYYSLKKHVEKRQKENEHYIKDPHIDVLMDKINHIPFNSKANKALELIKEIDDKVIIFTEYRASQMYLQWFLQQHGISSVPFRGGFKRGKKDWMKELFQNRAQVLIATEAGGEGINLQFCSHMINYDLPWNPMRLEQRIGRIHRLGQKNDVHIYNLATKHTVEEHILKLLYEKINLFERVIGELDEILTRINMKNIDAHIQEIFAQSKSEGEIRIKMENLTSIIDFAKRNEAEVQDYAAK; encoded by the coding sequence ATGAATGTCGATATTTCCGTAGATCGAACGTGGCAAAATAATTTTTTAAAAAGAATTGATGAAGATGGTCCTTGGACAAATTGGGATTTATATCATTTAGCTTATAAAACAGAGAAATCATTACTCGTTCCTACTTTTGATGGATTGCAAGCACCGAAACATTTATCACATTTCACGCCGCTTCCGCATCAATTGGAGGTCGCTCGAAATGTCATCGAACAAATGAATGGTAAAGCGATTCTAGCAGATGAAGTTGGACTTGGAAAAACGATTGAAGCTGGACTTATTTTAAAAGAATACATGGTTCGAGGACTTGTAAAAAAGGTACTCATTCTCGTTCCAGCTTCTCTCGTGTCTCAGTGGGCGTATGAACTCAACACAAAATTTTTTATTCCTGCGGTCGCTCAAAAGAAAAGTTATTCTTGGGAACAAGCTGATGTCATCGTTTCATCAATCGATACTGCGAAACGTTCACCGCATCGCGATATCGTTTTAAACCTAGAATATGACCTTATTATTATCGATGAAGCACATAAACTAAAAAACAATAAAACAAAAAACTATGAATTTGCACAGCGATTAAAAAAGAAGTTTTGTTTATTACTAACTGCAACTCCTGTTCAAAATAAAATTGATGAAATCTTCAACCTCGTTTCTTTATTAAAACCAGGTCATTTAGGCAATCAATCTAATTTTGAAGAATATTATGCTTCAAAAAATCGTTCCACTGAATCCGATGAAGATTTAAAAGCTCTTATCAATAAAGTAATGGTTCGAAATAGACGCCATAACACTGGCATTGATTGGCCGAAGAGGCATGTACGAACAATCTTCGTTGAATTTAATGAAGAAGAACAAGCTTTGTATAATGAAATTGAAAATTGGCGTGAACAAAATGCCTTCACATCTGCTTTCTCATCCTTAACTTTAAAACGGGAAGCATGTAGTAGTCGTGAAGCTGTTTACTATTCATTAAAAAAACATGTAGAAAAACGGCAGAAAGAAAATGAGCATTACATAAAGGACCCACATATTGATGTGCTTATGGATAAAATTAATCATATTCCGTTTAACTCCAAAGCAAATAAAGCACTAGAGCTTATAAAAGAAATTGACGATAAAGTCATTATTTTCACTGAATATAGAGCTTCACAAATGTATTTACAATGGTTCTTACAACAACATGGCATTTCCTCTGTACCATTTCGCGGTGGATTTAAGCGCGGGAAAAAAGATTGGATGAAGGAGCTTTTCCAAAACCGTGCCCAAGTATTAATTGCGACCGAAGCTGGTGGTGAAGGAATTAACTTACAATTTTGTAGCCATATGATTAATTACGACTTACCGTGGAATCCAATGCGACTTGAGCAAAGGATTGGACGTATTCACCGCCTTGGACAAAAAAATGATGTTCATATTTATAACTTAGCAACAAAGCATACTGTTGAAGAGCACATTTTAAAACTACTATATGAAAAAATTAATTTATTTGAACGTGTAATCGGTGAACTCGATGAAATTTTAACGAGAATCAACATGAAAAATATTGATGCACATATTCAAGAAATTTTCGCGCAGTCAAAAAGCGAGGGTGAAATTCGAATCAAGATGGAAAATTTAACATCTATTATCGATTTTGCGAAGCGCAATGAAGCAGAGGTGCAGGACTATGCAGCAAAATGA
- the gcvT gene encoding glycine cleavage system aminomethyltransferase GcvT: protein MITLQRTPLFDVYAKYGGKTIDFGGWELPVQFSSIKEEHEAVRTEAGLFDVSHMGEVEVKGVDSLAFLQRVVTNDVSTLKVGGAQYTAMCYENGGTVDDLLIYKRGEEDYLLVINASNIEKDYEWLASHVIGDAKVVNVSSEVAQLAIQGPKAQDILQKVVSEDLKEIKFFKFKNDILVDGIPALVSRTGYTGEDGFEIYCKSEDAAKLWVKLLEVGEEDGLKPCGLGARDTLRFEATLPLYGQELSKDITPIEAGIGFAVKPNKEADFFGKETLKEQKENGASRKLVGIEVIERGIPRTHYPVFIGEEKIGEVTSGTQSPTLKKSIGLALIDVKYATVDTEVEIEIRNKRVKAVVVPTPFYKRSK from the coding sequence ATGATTACATTACAACGTACACCGTTATTTGATGTATACGCGAAGTATGGTGGGAAAACAATCGACTTCGGTGGTTGGGAATTACCAGTTCAATTTTCAAGCATTAAAGAAGAGCATGAAGCTGTACGTACAGAAGCAGGTTTGTTCGATGTATCTCATATGGGAGAAGTAGAGGTAAAGGGTGTAGATAGTTTAGCATTTTTACAACGTGTTGTTACAAATGACGTATCTACCTTAAAGGTAGGAGGCGCACAATATACAGCTATGTGCTATGAAAATGGCGGCACAGTAGATGATTTATTAATCTACAAACGTGGTGAAGAAGACTATTTATTAGTAATCAATGCATCAAATATCGAGAAAGATTACGAATGGTTAGCAAGTCATGTAATTGGCGATGCAAAAGTAGTCAATGTTTCTAGTGAAGTTGCGCAACTTGCAATTCAAGGACCAAAAGCACAAGACATTTTACAAAAAGTTGTGTCAGAAGATTTGAAAGAAATTAAGTTCTTTAAATTTAAAAACGATATTCTTGTAGATGGAATTCCTGCACTTGTATCTCGTACAGGTTATACAGGTGAAGATGGATTCGAAATTTACTGTAAGAGTGAAGATGCTGCAAAACTTTGGGTGAAACTTCTTGAAGTTGGAGAAGAAGATGGGTTAAAACCATGTGGCTTAGGTGCTCGTGATACACTTCGCTTCGAAGCAACACTTCCGTTATACGGACAAGAGTTATCAAAAGATATTACACCGATTGAAGCGGGAATTGGCTTTGCGGTAAAACCAAATAAAGAAGCAGATTTCTTTGGGAAAGAAACGTTAAAAGAGCAAAAGGAAAACGGTGCATCTCGTAAATTAGTCGGCATCGAAGTAATCGAACGCGGTATTCCTCGTACGCATTACCCTGTATTTATAGGAGAAGAAAAAATCGGGGAAGTAACGAGTGGTACACAATCTCCAACGTTAAAGAAAAGCATTGGTTTAGCACTAATTGATGTGAAATACGCAACAGTTGATACAGAAGTAGAAATTGAAATTCGTAATAAACGCGTCAAAGCAGTAGTTGTTCCAACACCATTTTATAAACGTTCAAAGTAA